The sequence below is a genomic window from bacterium.
ATAATTATAACTGATTTCTTTTTTGCAAATTCTTCTCTAATAATACTTTTGTACGTACCATATCTGTCTGTTGTGTTTGTTTGAAAAACATAAATATCGCGAGAGCTTATTTCTGTATTAACCCAGTCATTACCTTCTGATTTTGTTTCGATCAATTCACTTTCTACAGAGTGACTTGTGTTTGCGATTGTTTTTGTAGCTGATGTTGGTGTTGTGATAGCAGCTGCGTTTGTTGTGATCTTGTTCTTCTTGTTTATAGCCTCCTCTGCGTATGTAAGTGCACATTCAGGAATTATAGTTTTTATAATTGCTCCAATTGGATATGCAAATTCTTTTGAAACAGATTGGCAGGCTTTAATAAGGGAAGGTGATACAGCTGTTATTGTTTTTTTGGATTCAATTTTTCTTGTAACAAAATCTGCGTTTTTGATATCAGCTTTGGATTCCTGTGCACTTACACAACTTTCAACAAGTGCTAAAATATTTTTATTTCTGAAGGGAACATAAATGACTGATCCTGCTGGAAAATTATGAGCACCCCAATAGGTTAGGGTTTCTCTGAATGAAGACTTGGAAATAGGATGGACAGTTAGTATATACACCCCTGAATCATCGCAGAAAATGGAGTTTTTTTCAATAGGCGAGTAAATTATCATATTTTTATAAAAAAAGCTTGCTTGCCACCATTTTTTGAATAAATACATCTATTTATATAGGGCGTATATAATAATTTCAGATTTTCTTTATCTTTTCTTTATAGAAAACTCATATCGATTAGATATGGTTGTTGTATGCGAACATATGTATTTATTGATGCCTCAAATTTATTTTATGGTGGTAGAAAATCTCTCGGGTGGAGTATTGATCATGAAAAATTAGCATTGTATTTTAAGTCTAAGTATGAAGCGAATAAGGTCTATTATTTTGGAGGTGTTGAAATACATGATTTTCCATTTGATTATATAAAGAATGAAACTGTACCAATAAATGACGTTTCAATTTATTTGGTAGATTTCATTGAAAAAAATAAGTATAACTTATCTGATGTAATTATAACTCTTATAAATAGATATTTAAAAAGAATCAGATTCTACATGAAATTGGAGAAATTTGGATATATTCTTGTTCTTAAGCCAGTAAAGACTCATGTGGATGGAAAAGGCATAAGTCAGAAAAAGGCGAATTGTGATGTGGATATGACCCTTTATTTGATACGTTACAAAGATGATTATGATAGAGCTTTGGTTCTTACGGGGGATGGAGACTTTTTATCAGCGCTCAAATATTTACGAGACAATAATAAAGAAGTTCTAGTGTTAGCAAGATCTCCACGCACAGCAAAAGAAATAAAAAAGTTTGCTGGAGATAAGTTTTTGGACTTTGAGTTCCTAAGGGAAATAATCAGGATGG
It includes:
- a CDS encoding NYN domain-containing protein, whose protein sequence is MRTYVFIDASNLFYGGRKSLGWSIDHEKLALYFKSKYEANKVYYFGGVEIHDFPFDYIKNETVPINDVSIYLVDFIEKNKYNLSDVIITLINRYLKRIRFYMKLEKFGYILVLKPVKTHVDGKGISQKKANCDVDMTLYLIRYKDDYDRALVLTGDGDFLSALKYLRDNNKEVLVLARSPRTAKEIKKFAGDKFLDFEFLREIIRMDE